A stretch of the Mesorhizobium huakuii genome encodes the following:
- a CDS encoding LacI family DNA-binding transcriptional regulator: protein MDQGKRPTIKDVAAEANVSVATVNRVLSGSGAVRQGMRERVRLAAEQIGFYGMGALRSRVAAARPRCRFGFLLHQPGRAFYRNIAEALRAVAPTMPDCEIELRTEFLDDLSPQNVASRMLALGTECDAVGVVAAVHPLVTQAVDTLHARNVPVFALISQISATGHVRYIGLDNWKVGRTAAWVFEHVCRAPGKLGILVGNHRYRCQEMNESGFRSYFREHAPGFTLLEPLLTFESSAIAQEMTEKLLNENPDLSGLYVAGGGITGAIAALRSTGRAGSLVVVGYELMESTRPALLDGTLTFVISHPLARIAQETLAGMIRAVSAPNESGSFTNILPFEIYTRENI from the coding sequence ATGGATCAGGGCAAGCGGCCAACGATCAAGGATGTCGCCGCCGAGGCGAATGTTTCGGTGGCTACCGTCAACCGCGTGCTGAGCGGCTCAGGCGCCGTCCGCCAGGGCATGCGCGAGCGTGTCCGGCTGGCGGCCGAGCAGATCGGCTTCTACGGCATGGGCGCGTTGCGCAGCCGCGTGGCGGCCGCCCGACCGCGCTGCCGGTTCGGTTTCCTGCTGCACCAGCCCGGCCGCGCCTTCTACCGCAACATCGCCGAGGCGCTGCGCGCGGTGGCGCCGACCATGCCCGACTGCGAGATAGAGCTGCGCACGGAGTTTCTGGACGACCTGTCGCCGCAGAATGTCGCCTCGCGGATGCTGGCGCTCGGCACCGAATGCGACGCCGTCGGCGTCGTCGCCGCGGTCCATCCCCTCGTCACCCAGGCGGTGGACACGTTGCATGCCCGCAACGTGCCGGTGTTTGCGCTGATCTCGCAGATTTCGGCGACCGGACATGTGCGCTACATCGGACTGGACAATTGGAAGGTCGGCCGCACAGCGGCCTGGGTGTTCGAACATGTCTGCCGCGCGCCCGGCAAGCTCGGCATCCTCGTCGGCAACCACCGCTACCGCTGCCAGGAGATGAACGAGAGCGGCTTTCGCTCCTATTTTCGCGAGCACGCCCCTGGTTTCACCCTGCTCGAGCCGCTGCTGACTTTCGAATCCAGCGCCATCGCGCAGGAGATGACCGAAAAGCTGCTGAACGAAAATCCCGATCTGTCCGGTCTTTATGTCGCCGGCGGCGGCATCACCGGCGCTATTGCCGCCCTGCGCTCCACCGGCAGGGCCGGAAGCCTCGTCGTTGTCGGCTATGAACTGATGGAGTCGACCCGCCCGGCGCTACTCGACGGCACGCTGACCTTCGTCATCTCGCACCCCCTCGCCCGCATCGCGCAAGAGACCCTGGCTGGCATGATCCGCGCTGTCTCAGCACCGAACGAAAGCGGGAGTTTTACAAACATCCTGCCCTTCGAGATCTACACCCGCGAAAACATCTAG
- a CDS encoding sugar ABC transporter substrate-binding protein, whose amino-acid sequence MKNITKLLTAIMLAGVAATSATSAMADGAKIFVIGGKADDPFWSKVKKGADDAGKVAELTGGSVTWLGPQNYDNLGPDAAKLIRTALSQKPSAIVGPDWVPEAMDDAFKEVVAAGVPLIIYNSGGMDAAKRLGAMNYVGNEEYAAGLGGGTYYGSHGAKNVLCVNTLPGATNTEDRCKGIADAIAKSGGKSSQLPLPSSSFGNPTAVAEAIKAAVLKDNTIDGVITISAGDANSAANAISQANAGDKVKLASFDMDETGLQRIKAGTQMFAVDQGYLAVSLLNGFVNYGLDLPTKPVLTGPGIVDAANVDATMAGAAAGVR is encoded by the coding sequence ATGAAAAATATCACGAAACTGCTGACGGCAATCATGCTTGCGGGCGTGGCGGCGACATCGGCCACGTCGGCAATGGCTGACGGGGCGAAGATCTTCGTCATCGGCGGCAAGGCGGACGACCCGTTCTGGTCGAAGGTCAAGAAGGGCGCCGACGATGCCGGCAAGGTCGCCGAACTGACCGGCGGCTCGGTGACCTGGCTCGGTCCGCAGAACTACGACAATCTCGGTCCGGACGCCGCCAAGCTGATCCGCACCGCGCTCAGCCAGAAGCCGAGCGCCATTGTCGGCCCCGACTGGGTGCCGGAAGCCATGGACGACGCTTTCAAGGAAGTCGTTGCGGCAGGTGTGCCGCTCATCATCTACAATTCCGGCGGCATGGACGCGGCCAAGCGGCTCGGCGCCATGAACTATGTCGGCAATGAGGAATACGCCGCCGGCCTTGGCGGCGGCACCTATTACGGCAGCCATGGCGCCAAGAACGTGCTGTGCGTCAACACCTTGCCGGGCGCCACCAACACCGAAGACCGCTGCAAGGGCATTGCCGACGCCATCGCCAAGAGCGGCGGCAAATCGAGCCAGTTGCCGCTGCCCTCATCCAGCTTCGGCAACCCGACCGCCGTCGCCGAGGCGATCAAGGCCGCCGTGCTGAAGGACAACACCATCGACGGAGTCATCACCATCAGCGCCGGCGACGCCAACAGCGCCGCCAACGCCATCAGCCAGGCCAATGCCGGCGACAAGGTCAAGCTCGCTTCCTTCGACATGGATGAGACCGGCCTGCAGCGCATCAAGGCCGGCACGCAGATGTTCGCGGTCGACCAGGGCTATCTCGCCGTGTCGCTGCTGAACGGCTTCGTCAATTATGGGCTCGACCTGCCGACCAAGCCGGTGCTGACCGGACCAGGGATCGTCGACGCTGCCAATGTCGACGCGACAATGGCCGGTGCCGCGGCCGGCGTTCGCTAG
- a CDS encoding ABC transporter permease has protein sequence MPSIGSLVRRPEVGSLIGMIAVLVFFSIFGGANFMSAGGAASWLNVASELGIIALPIGLLMIAGHLDLSVGSMVPASSMTIAILSGHYGLPIVVGILAALGLGLAVGFINGVLVIRTKVPSFVVTLATLFALAGLTLGISVILSGSTSVALKSGPTAKLLFGDYLGGKFEVTLFWWIAAVLIVGFILNFSRFGNWILAMGGDAVSARNAGIPTDRVTIALFMSSGLCASFVGMSQAILYNSAQVAAGQSFIFNSIIAVVIGGVLLTGGYGSVVGIVLGTLTFAIVNQGIFYTGFDANWASLIIGVLLLAAVLMNNTFRTMALTYAPRTKPRAR, from the coding sequence ATGCCCTCGATCGGCAGCCTCGTGCGCCGGCCCGAGGTCGGCTCGCTGATCGGTATGATCGCCGTTCTGGTCTTCTTCTCGATCTTCGGCGGCGCCAATTTCATGTCGGCCGGGGGTGCTGCGAGCTGGCTCAACGTCGCCTCGGAACTCGGCATCATCGCGCTTCCCATCGGGCTGCTGATGATCGCCGGGCATCTCGATCTCTCCGTCGGCTCGATGGTCCCCGCCAGTTCGATGACCATTGCCATCCTGTCGGGCCATTATGGCCTGCCGATCGTCGTCGGCATCCTCGCCGCGCTTGGCCTGGGACTCGCCGTCGGCTTCATCAACGGCGTGCTGGTGATCCGCACCAAGGTACCGTCCTTCGTCGTTACGCTCGCCACGCTGTTCGCACTGGCCGGACTGACGCTCGGCATTTCGGTCATCCTGTCTGGCAGCACCAGCGTCGCGCTGAAGAGCGGCCCGACCGCCAAGCTCCTGTTCGGCGACTATCTCGGCGGCAAGTTCGAGGTGACGCTGTTCTGGTGGATCGCCGCCGTCTTGATCGTCGGCTTCATCCTGAATTTCTCGCGTTTCGGCAACTGGATCCTGGCCATGGGCGGCGACGCGGTGAGCGCCCGCAATGCCGGCATCCCGACCGATCGGGTGACCATCGCGCTGTTCATGAGCAGCGGCCTGTGCGCCTCCTTCGTCGGCATGTCGCAGGCGATCCTCTACAACAGCGCCCAGGTGGCCGCCGGGCAGTCCTTCATCTTCAACTCGATCATCGCGGTGGTCATCGGCGGCGTGCTGCTCACCGGCGGCTACGGTTCGGTGGTCGGTATCGTGCTGGGCACGCTGACCTTCGCCATCGTCAACCAGGGCATTTTCTACACCGGCTTCGACGCCAACTGGGCGAGCCTGATCATCGGCGTCCTGCTGCTGGCGGCCGTGTTGATGAACAACACCTTCCGCACCATGGCGCTGACCTATGCGCCGCGCACCAAACCGAGGGCACGCTGA
- the scpA gene encoding methylmalonyl-CoA mutase, with the protein MIPDFSQVGWAPPRRAPVEVKGQQVTPEGLVVKHLYNQGDLKGLPHLDTYPGLPPFVRGPYPTMYVQQSWTIRQYAGFSTAEESNAFYRRNLAAGQKGLSVAFDLATHRGYDSDHPRVAGDVGMAGVAIDSILDMRQLFDGIPLGDMTVSMTMNGAVLPIMALYIVAAEEQGVAQKDLAGTIQNDILKEFMVRNTYIYPPKPSMRIVSDIFSYTSKNMPKFNSISISGYHMQEAGATADLELAYTIADGIEYARAGVAAGLDIDRFAPRLSFFWAIGMNFFMEVAKLRAARLLWATLMKKNFAPKDERSLSLRTHCQTSGWSLTAQDPYNNIIRTMIEAMAATQGHTQSLHTNSFDEAMALPTDHSARIARNTQLILQKESGTTRIIDPWGGSAYLERLTHDLAARALSHIEEIEALGGMAAATEQGIPKLRIEEAAARTQARIDSGEQMLVGVNAHRPENDIEVDVLKIDNAEVRARQLSKLQRLKGTREVAAVESALDALTRAAQGNENLLEFAIRAARANATVGEISFALERAFGRHVAVVQTISGVYRKALGDNPVVDGLQDKLAAFEKKNGGKPRILVAKMGQDGHDRGQKVIATAFADLGFDVTVGAMFQTPEEIAKLAVQHDVHIIGASSLAAGHLTLIPELRDALKKLGRGDMLIVAGGVIPPQDYDAVLQAGAAEIFPPGTVIPEAADRLMDRLLAAN; encoded by the coding sequence TTGATTCCGGATTTCAGTCAGGTCGGCTGGGCGCCACCGCGTCGCGCGCCGGTCGAGGTCAAGGGCCAGCAGGTGACGCCAGAAGGCCTTGTCGTCAAGCATCTCTACAATCAGGGCGATCTCAAGGGTCTGCCGCATCTCGACACCTATCCGGGCCTGCCGCCCTTCGTGCGCGGCCCCTACCCGACCATGTATGTCCAGCAGTCCTGGACGATCCGGCAATATGCCGGTTTCTCCACGGCCGAGGAGTCCAACGCCTTTTACCGGCGCAATCTTGCCGCCGGCCAGAAAGGCCTGTCGGTCGCCTTCGATCTCGCCACACATCGCGGCTATGACAGCGACCACCCGCGCGTTGCCGGCGATGTCGGTATGGCGGGCGTCGCCATCGATTCCATCCTCGACATGCGACAGCTCTTCGACGGCATTCCACTCGGTGACATGACGGTGTCGATGACGATGAACGGCGCGGTGCTGCCGATCATGGCGCTTTACATCGTCGCGGCTGAGGAACAGGGCGTTGCGCAGAAGGATCTGGCCGGAACCATTCAGAACGACATTCTGAAGGAGTTCATGGTCCGCAACACTTACATCTATCCGCCGAAACCCTCGATGCGGATCGTTTCGGACATCTTCTCCTACACGTCGAAGAACATGCCGAAGTTCAATTCGATATCGATCTCCGGCTACCACATGCAGGAAGCCGGGGCGACGGCCGACCTGGAGCTCGCCTACACGATCGCCGACGGCATCGAATATGCCCGCGCCGGTGTCGCGGCGGGCCTCGATATCGATCGCTTCGCGCCACGCTTGTCCTTCTTCTGGGCGATCGGCATGAATTTCTTCATGGAAGTCGCCAAGCTCAGGGCCGCGCGCCTGCTGTGGGCGACGCTGATGAAGAAGAATTTTGCGCCGAAGGACGAGCGCTCGCTGTCGCTGCGCACCCATTGCCAGACGTCCGGCTGGTCGCTGACGGCGCAGGACCCGTACAACAACATCATCCGCACCATGATCGAGGCGATGGCCGCGACCCAAGGGCATACCCAGTCGCTGCACACCAATTCCTTCGACGAGGCGATGGCGCTGCCGACCGACCATTCGGCGCGCATCGCCCGCAACACGCAGCTCATCCTGCAGAAGGAATCCGGCACTACGCGCATCATCGATCCGTGGGGCGGCTCGGCCTATCTCGAACGGCTGACCCACGACCTGGCGGCGCGCGCGCTGAGCCATATCGAGGAGATCGAGGCTCTCGGCGGCATGGCCGCCGCGACCGAGCAAGGCATCCCGAAGCTGCGCATCGAGGAAGCGGCGGCGCGCACGCAGGCGCGCATCGATTCCGGCGAGCAGATGCTGGTCGGCGTCAATGCGCATCGCCCCGAGAATGATATCGAGGTCGATGTGCTGAAAATCGACAATGCCGAAGTCAGGGCCCGGCAATTGTCGAAGCTGCAGCGGCTGAAGGGCACGCGCGAGGTTGCCGCCGTCGAAAGCGCGCTCGATGCGCTGACCCGCGCTGCACAGGGCAATGAGAACCTGCTGGAGTTCGCCATCCGCGCCGCGCGCGCCAATGCCACAGTCGGCGAGATTTCGTTTGCGCTCGAAAGAGCCTTTGGCCGCCACGTCGCTGTGGTGCAGACCATTTCCGGCGTCTATCGCAAGGCGCTTGGCGACAATCCCGTGGTCGACGGGCTGCAGGACAAGCTCGCAGCTTTCGAGAAGAAAAACGGCGGCAAGCCGCGCATCCTCGTTGCCAAGATGGGACAGGACGGCCACGACCGCGGGCAGAAGGTGATCGCCACGGCCTTCGCCGATCTCGGCTTCGACGTCACCGTCGGCGCGATGTTCCAGACACCGGAAGAGATCGCGAAACTGGCGGTCCAGCACGACGTCCATATCATCGGCGCCTCGTCGCTGGCGGCAGGCCATCTGACGCTGATACCGGAGTTGCGCGACGCGCTGAAGAAGCTTGGTCGAGGCGACATGCTGATCGTGGCGGGCGGCGTCATCCCGCCGCAGGATTACGACGCGGTGCTGCAAGCCGGCGCGGCGGAAATCTTCCCGCCGGGGACGGTTATTCCCGAGGCGGCGGACCGGTTGATGGATCGGCTGCTGGCAGCCAACTAG
- a CDS encoding methylmalonyl-CoA mutase subunit beta: MGAGALTKDAEPVNAERQRWLALAEKALAGASFEEKLVSHTDDTIRIEPLYDRSTGAEPIVRANPRSPWIVSQRVDDPDVDRAKAQVLDDIAQGATGLSLVFEGAPNAFGYGLPRTAQALETVLEGVPLNRIQIRIDTHPWSRPMADWLVAFLSKRRSDPAKLNLSFGIDPAAILAGTGRLRMSIEALQESMPQSLAHFFSMGVPGVLLEADGRVFHNAGATEAQELGIMLASAVSYLRMFEKARQPLVYAAPHIGFALSVDQDQFLSMAKVRALRRLWARVQEACSIPNSTANIHAETSFRMMTALDPETNILRTTIGCFAAAAGGADSISILPHTIAHGLPAPFARRVARNAQLIMANESHVDHVADPAYGSGAVEALTSDLCEAAWAELQTIEAEGGVLFSLRDGHIQKRVRAAAARRDAAFKSGERAIIGTTLYPQKAERPVETLDAQQRPAFIEGVVLCEPLPPVRIDQSIGAAS; the protein is encoded by the coding sequence ATGGGCGCCGGAGCCTTGACCAAGGATGCAGAACCTGTGAACGCGGAGCGCCAGCGTTGGCTGGCCTTGGCGGAAAAGGCGTTGGCCGGCGCATCCTTCGAGGAAAAGCTGGTTTCGCACACCGACGACACCATCCGCATCGAGCCGCTCTACGACCGTTCGACCGGGGCCGAGCCGATCGTGCGCGCGAATCCCCGATCGCCCTGGATCGTCAGCCAGCGCGTCGATGATCCTGATGTCGATCGCGCCAAGGCGCAGGTCCTGGACGATATCGCGCAGGGCGCAACGGGACTGTCGCTTGTCTTCGAAGGTGCTCCGAACGCATTCGGCTACGGTCTGCCGAGGACTGCACAGGCGCTGGAGACGGTGCTGGAAGGCGTGCCCCTCAACCGGATCCAGATCCGCATCGACACCCACCCCTGGAGCCGCCCCATGGCCGACTGGCTGGTGGCGTTCCTGAGCAAGCGCCGCTCCGACCCGGCAAAACTCAACCTGTCCTTCGGCATCGATCCGGCGGCTATCCTTGCCGGCACCGGCCGGCTGCGCATGTCGATCGAGGCGCTGCAGGAATCGATGCCGCAATCGCTGGCACATTTCTTCTCGATGGGCGTTCCGGGCGTGCTGCTGGAGGCAGACGGTCGCGTCTTCCACAATGCCGGCGCCACGGAGGCGCAGGAGCTCGGCATCATGCTGGCTTCGGCTGTCTCGTATCTCAGAATGTTCGAGAAGGCGCGGCAACCGCTCGTCTATGCAGCACCGCATATCGGCTTCGCGCTCAGCGTCGACCAGGACCAGTTCCTGTCGATGGCCAAGGTCCGGGCGCTGCGCAGGCTGTGGGCACGGGTGCAGGAGGCCTGCTCGATCCCCAACTCGACAGCCAACATCCATGCCGAGACTTCCTTTCGCATGATGACGGCTTTGGACCCGGAGACCAACATCCTGCGCACGACGATCGGCTGTTTCGCCGCGGCGGCGGGGGGAGCCGATTCGATCTCCATCCTGCCGCATACGATCGCGCACGGCCTGCCGGCGCCTTTTGCCCGCCGCGTCGCGCGCAACGCGCAGCTGATCATGGCCAATGAAAGCCATGTCGACCATGTCGCCGATCCCGCCTATGGGTCCGGCGCGGTCGAAGCGCTGACGTCAGACCTTTGCGAAGCCGCCTGGGCGGAGCTGCAGACGATCGAGGCCGAGGGAGGTGTGCTGTTCAGCCTTCGGGACGGACACATCCAGAAGCGCGTTCGCGCCGCGGCCGCTCGGCGCGACGCCGCCTTTAAGTCCGGTGAGCGGGCGATCATCGGCACAACGCTCTATCCGCAGAAGGCCGAGCGTCCGGTCGAGACGCTGGACGCACAGCAGCGGCCTGCCTTCATCGAAGGCGTCGTCCTGTGCGAACCTCTCCCTCCTGTTCGCATCGACCAATCCATCGGGGCCGCCTCTTGA
- a CDS encoding ATP-binding cassette domain-containing protein, giving the protein MTTPLLRLTAINKSFGPIDVLHDISLEVNRGEVLCLLGDNGAGKSTLIKILSGVHKPTSGTMEMDGRSVAFDSPRDASDHGIATVHQFGGTFPLMSIGRSFFVGAEPTRRWGPLTIYDRKRANEIAVTEMRQLGITRIDDGDRLVGGLSGGERQALAIARAVHFGASVLILDEPTAALGVKEAAHVLRIVLQARRKGIAVIFITHNVVHALTVGDHFAVLIRGAKAADFRKGEKSREAITDLMAGGEQMAELEAEIESFSATDDGHAQHGASHA; this is encoded by the coding sequence ATGACCACGCCCCTGCTCAGGCTGACCGCAATCAACAAGTCGTTCGGTCCGATCGACGTGCTCCACGACATCTCGCTCGAGGTCAACCGAGGCGAGGTGCTGTGCCTGCTCGGCGACAACGGCGCCGGCAAGTCGACGCTGATCAAGATCCTCTCCGGGGTCCACAAGCCGACATCGGGCACGATGGAGATGGACGGCAGATCAGTCGCCTTCGACAGCCCACGCGACGCCAGCGACCATGGCATCGCCACCGTCCACCAGTTCGGCGGGACATTCCCGCTGATGAGCATCGGCCGCTCCTTCTTCGTCGGCGCCGAGCCGACGCGGCGCTGGGGACCGCTGACCATCTACGACCGCAAACGGGCCAACGAGATCGCCGTCACCGAGATGCGCCAGCTCGGCATCACCCGCATCGACGACGGCGACCGCCTGGTCGGCGGACTGTCAGGCGGCGAGCGCCAGGCACTGGCGATCGCACGCGCCGTGCATTTCGGCGCCAGCGTGCTGATCCTCGACGAGCCGACAGCGGCGCTCGGCGTCAAGGAGGCGGCGCATGTGCTGCGCATCGTGCTCCAGGCGCGCCGCAAAGGCATCGCGGTGATCTTCATCACCCACAATGTCGTCCATGCGCTGACCGTCGGCGACCATTTTGCCGTGCTCATCAGAGGCGCCAAGGCCGCCGACTTCCGCAAGGGCGAGAAAAGCCGCGAGGCGATCACCGACCTGATGGCCGGAGGCGAGCAGATGGCCGAGCTCGAAGCCGAGATCGAGAGCTTCTCCGCCACCGATGACGGGCATGCGCAGCACGGTGCGAGCCATGCATGA
- a CDS encoding helicase HerA-like C-terminal domain-containing protein, whose amino-acid sequence MADDTSIFIGASRKPDDSYQRPEELLLQYGNRHGLVTGATGTGKTVSLQILAEGFSNAGVPVFCADIKGDLSGIAMMGTAQDFLVKRAAQVKLDPYDFQEFPVIFWDLFGEQGHPIRATISEMGPLLLSRLMNLTDAQEGIMNIAFRIADEEGLLLLDLKDLQALLANIAERAEEISARYGNVTKPSVGAIQRTLLVLEQQGAANFFGEPALRIADIMRTTRDGRGAVSVLAADKLMMNPRLYATFLLWLMSELFEELPEVGDPDQPKLVFFFDEAHLLFDEAPKVLIDRVEQVVRLIRSKGVGVYFVTQNPLDIPEKVLAQLGNRVQHALRAYTPREQQAVRTAAETFRPNPDFDCATTITQLATGEALVSTLEDKGVPSMVQRTLIRPPSSRLGPITPAERQKLIAESPVAGQYDQVIDRESAFEILQKKTREAQDAEEQAQQAGTGGSRWTIPGFGNDDPAPQSGGRRAPAPRPSNRQTVAEAAIKSVVRSVGSSVGRAIVRGILGSLARGR is encoded by the coding sequence ATGGCTGACGACACCAGTATTTTCATCGGCGCCAGCCGCAAGCCCGACGACAGCTATCAGCGCCCCGAGGAATTGCTGCTGCAGTATGGGAATCGGCATGGTCTGGTGACCGGGGCCACCGGCACCGGCAAGACCGTCTCCTTGCAGATTCTGGCCGAAGGGTTTTCGAATGCCGGCGTGCCGGTGTTCTGCGCCGACATCAAGGGGGACCTGTCGGGCATCGCCATGATGGGCACGGCGCAGGATTTCCTGGTCAAGCGGGCCGCGCAGGTCAAGCTCGACCCCTACGACTTTCAGGAATTCCCCGTCATCTTCTGGGACCTGTTCGGCGAGCAGGGCCATCCGATCCGAGCCACCATCTCGGAAATGGGACCGCTGCTCCTGTCGCGGCTGATGAACCTGACAGACGCGCAGGAAGGCATCATGAACATTGCCTTCCGCATTGCCGATGAAGAGGGTCTGCTGCTTCTCGACCTCAAGGACCTGCAGGCGTTGCTGGCCAACATCGCCGAGCGCGCCGAAGAGATCAGCGCGCGCTATGGCAATGTCACCAAGCCGTCGGTGGGCGCCATCCAGCGCACGCTGTTGGTGCTGGAGCAGCAGGGCGCGGCGAACTTCTTCGGCGAACCGGCCCTGCGAATCGCCGACATCATGCGCACCACACGTGACGGCCGGGGCGCCGTCAGCGTGCTGGCCGCCGACAAGCTGATGATGAACCCGCGGCTCTACGCGACCTTCCTGCTCTGGCTGATGTCGGAGCTGTTCGAGGAACTGCCCGAAGTAGGAGATCCCGACCAGCCGAAGCTGGTGTTCTTCTTCGACGAGGCGCATCTGCTGTTCGACGAGGCGCCAAAGGTGCTGATCGACCGCGTCGAGCAGGTGGTCCGCCTGATCCGTTCGAAAGGCGTCGGCGTCTATTTCGTCACGCAGAATCCCCTCGATATCCCCGAGAAGGTGCTGGCCCAGCTCGGCAACCGTGTTCAGCACGCGCTGCGCGCCTATACGCCGCGTGAGCAGCAGGCGGTGAGGACAGCAGCCGAGACGTTCCGGCCGAATCCCGATTTCGACTGCGCCACCACCATCACCCAGCTCGCCACCGGCGAGGCGCTGGTCTCGACACTTGAGGACAAGGGTGTTCCATCCATGGTTCAACGCACCTTGATCCGTCCGCCGTCGTCGCGGCTCGGGCCGATAACCCCCGCCGAGCGGCAGAAGCTGATCGCGGAGAGCCCCGTCGCCGGCCAGTACGACCAGGTCATCGACCGCGAATCGGCCTTCGAGATCCTGCAGAAGAAGACCAGGGAGGCACAGGACGCCGAAGAGCAGGCGCAGCAGGCGGGCACTGGCGGTTCGCGCTGGACCATTCCAGGCTTCGGCAATGATGATCCCGCACCGCAGTCCGGTGGCCGCCGCGCACCGGCGCCGCGCCCCTCCAATCGCCAGACGGTGGCTGAAGCCGCGATCAAGTCGGTGGTGCGCTCGGTCGGCTCGTCGGTCGGACGCGCGATAGTGCGCGGCATCCTGGGGAGCCTGGCGCGCGGGCGTTGA
- a CDS encoding MocE family 2Fe-2S type ferredoxin has product MAKWIDACATDDIDEEDVIRFDHEGRTFAIYRSPDDAFFCTDGLCTHEKVHLSEGLVMEHRIECPKHSGVFDYRTGEALRAPVCVNLKTYTTKVEDGRVYIEV; this is encoded by the coding sequence ATGGCGAAATGGATTGATGCGTGCGCGACCGATGACATCGACGAAGAGGACGTCATCCGCTTCGATCACGAGGGCCGGACATTCGCCATCTACCGCAGTCCCGACGATGCGTTCTTCTGCACCGATGGGCTGTGCACGCATGAGAAGGTGCATCTGAGCGAAGGGCTGGTTATGGAACACAGGATCGAATGCCCGAAGCACAGCGGCGTGTTCGATTACCGGACCGGCGAAGCGCTGCGCGCACCGGTCTGCGTGAACCTGAAAACCTACACCACGAAGGTCGAGGACGGCCGCGTGTACATCGAGGTCTGA
- a CDS encoding IS256 family transposase produces MNETINIVRLRQPDEIDDPLTDVLRTGARKLLAQAIEMEAEAFLAEMRDLKLPDGRDRLVRHGHGPERSIQTGIGAVPVSRVKVRDRGANGEAERIRFSSSILPKWARRTRSLDALLPVLYLRGISTGDFQEALAALLGKEAPNLSPSVITRLTAEWGIEYDRWQKRDLSARRYVYVWADGVYLQARMEDHAECMLVLIGATPEGKKELLGFQTGIRESAQSWRELLVDVKRRGLQIAPDLAVGDGALGFWKALDELLPGTKHQRCWVHKTANVLNKVPKSVQAAMKTDLREIFSAPNRASAETAIAVFVEKYDAKYGKAVDCLTKDQNALLAFYDFPAEHWDHLRTSNPIESVFATVRHRTVRTKGSLSSKTARLMVFKLVMAAARTWRRLKGQNQLPKLIAGATFQDGIEVIELKPQSAA; encoded by the coding sequence ATGAACGAGACTATCAACATTGTTCGCCTTCGTCAGCCCGACGAAATCGATGATCCCCTGACGGATGTGCTTCGCACCGGCGCGCGCAAATTGCTGGCGCAGGCGATCGAGATGGAGGCCGAAGCGTTTCTTGCCGAGATGCGGGATCTCAAGCTTCCGGACGGACGTGACCGGCTGGTCCGGCACGGTCACGGGCCGGAGCGGAGCATCCAGACGGGGATCGGGGCGGTGCCCGTCAGCCGGGTGAAGGTCCGGGATCGCGGCGCGAACGGTGAAGCGGAGCGCATCCGTTTTTCCTCATCGATCCTGCCGAAATGGGCGCGTCGGACACGAAGTCTGGATGCGCTTCTTCCCGTTCTCTATCTGCGCGGCATTTCGACGGGCGACTTTCAGGAAGCTCTGGCAGCTCTGTTGGGCAAGGAGGCGCCGAACCTCTCACCCTCGGTGATCACGCGACTGACGGCGGAGTGGGGCATCGAATACGATCGTTGGCAAAAGCGCGATCTTTCGGCGCGCCGCTATGTGTATGTGTGGGCGGACGGGGTCTACCTGCAGGCCCGGATGGAAGATCATGCCGAATGCATGCTGGTCCTGATCGGCGCCACGCCCGAGGGCAAGAAAGAGCTGCTCGGCTTCCAGACCGGCATTCGTGAGAGCGCACAGAGCTGGCGCGAGCTGCTGGTCGACGTCAAGCGTCGTGGCCTGCAGATCGCGCCCGATCTTGCCGTCGGCGACGGCGCGCTTGGCTTCTGGAAAGCGCTCGATGAGCTCCTTCCCGGCACCAAGCACCAGCGATGCTGGGTGCACAAGACAGCCAACGTGCTCAACAAGGTGCCGAAATCGGTGCAGGCCGCCATGAAGACGGACTTGCGCGAAATCTTTTCCGCCCCGAACCGAGCCTCAGCCGAGACGGCGATTGCCGTCTTTGTCGAGAAATATGATGCGAAATACGGCAAGGCGGTCGACTGCCTGACCAAAGATCAGAATGCCTTGCTGGCGTTCTACGATTTCCCCGCCGAACATTGGGATCATCTGCGAACGTCCAATCCCATCGAGAGCGTCTTTGCGACCGTTCGCCATCGCACGGTGCGTACCAAGGGCTCACTCTCCTCGAAAACCGCCAGGCTGATGGTCTTCAAGCTGGTCATGGCCGCGGCCAGGACGTGGCGACGACTGAAAGGACAAAATCAGTTGCCTAAACTCATCGCAGGTGCAACGTTCCAGGATGGAATCGAGGTCATTGAACTGAAGCCGCAGAGCGCCGCTTGA